In Paludibacter propionicigenes WB4, the genomic window ATATGGAATACTCATATAGCGTAAATGATATCAGTCAAACCATTATTGTGGTTATTGTTGGAGAAGTAACTGCTGCTAATTTTGAAAAACTGGATATCGAAATTTGCTTGCTGGCATTGAATCTTCATTATAAAATAATTTTTGATTTCTCGCAAACAACTATAACCATAAGCATGGGTGAAGCATATTTCTGGTTTGCAAATCATTTAGATAAAATTAATCTGTTGTTTAGAAGAATTCCTACGGCGCATATTGCAAATGACAAAAATGAAAACTTTTTCCATTTTGTAGAAACTACATGGAATAATCATGGAATAATAACGAAAATGTTTAAAGACTTAGAAGCAGCATCAAATTGGGTGGAAAGATTCTGAATTTGAATAAGCGTTGATGTCTAAATAATTATTTTAAACATTGATGATAAATGTAGTTTTTAAGAGAGACAGTATGATATATTCAATTATTATAATAACAGACGATAAAGTATTTCCTAATTATTTCACTGGTTTATTTAATTGGAGAGTGAAGTCTGCAAATATTATTATTTAGCCTTTTATATTCCTATTCCGTAAGGGAATAGTACAGAATAGGAATATGGTATTTAACTTATTTTAATTCAAGTTCTTTATTCCACTTTTGAAATACGCTATCAAATTGGTTTAACAGTTTGGGTTTCGTTGCTGATTTTTCGGCATTCGTAAGCGTTCTAAGTGAAGCAAATCTTTCAGTATTATGCATTCTCTTATCATCATACACTTCAACTCCAAATTTTTCATTAAAACATTTCAGAGCTGTGGCTGTATTATATTCACTTAAAACATTGTTTCGTTTTAGATAAAAATACAATTTTGACGTTTCGTTTTTTTCTATTTTACCAATCTCCCATTCTCTCCAACAATTATCTGTTTTAGTTAGTCCAATCGTTTGTAATTTTTCTAATAATAAATCAACATTCTCTGAATACGGACTTATAAATAGTTCTGAAAAGGATAACGGCTGTTTAGTTTTGATTGTAGTTATATCAATTATTTCTGGTTGATTTATCTTTATTTGTTTAGTTCTATCCATGTCTATTAATAATTCTAATTGCACATTCATATGTTTTATCAGTATTCTAACATCATTTGACATATTGCTTTTAACAATACTTCTTGAATAATCACGTTTGCAATCAATTAGTGTGTTTGCATTTATAGTATTATAAATCCCATCTTCTGCCATTTCAAATATCATTCTTCTATTTTCGGTTACTATTTCAATTAAATATAATAGTGCATTATTTAATTCGAATAAGTCTGACTTAAGTATTAAGTTGTTTTTATTAGGAAGAAGTTTAAATAGACCAATAAAATTATGAAATAAATCAATAATATATTGATTATTCTCAGGTAAAAAACGCTTAGCTACAATTATTTCTAAAAAATCATACGTTTTTATTACTATTTCATTTACAAGTAGCTCTACTGAATTATATTCTTCATTTGTAATTTGTTTTGTGGCGAGGTTGCTGTCTAATGAAATTATCTCAACTTTTTTCATAATTCATCTATTTAGCGATTAGCATAGGATTAAAAAACTTGTGTGATTGCATTTTTAAAGCGTTATCCTTTGCACTCATTTTGATGTATCTCATAAAAGCTGATTCTGTCTTGTGTCCGGTAATTTTCATTATTGAAATACTTGGCATATCCATTAAGAAAGCGTTTGTTGCAAATGAACGGCGAGCAGTGTGGCTCGTTACGAGGTTATATTTTTCGGTGGTTTCAGAGACTTTAAAACCACCCTTTGTTGATTCCATAGTAATGGGTTCTTTTATTCCCGCTAATTTCGCAACTTCTTTCAAAAACTCATTGAATTTCTGATTTGTTGGGAGTTTTGGGAGTTTATAATCATACTTTCTGAAAATTTCTCTTACAATTGGGTGGATCGGGACAACTACTTTCTGATTCGTTTTTTGAGTAGTAATGTTTATTGTATTGTCAGATGTTATATTCTCTTTTTTGAGCTGTGCGAGGTCGGAAAATCTTAACCCTGTATAGCTACCAATAAGGAATAAATCTCTCACACGTTCCAGATAAAGGGGCAAACCTGACTTATTGTATATCGATGTCAATTCAGACTCATTCAGATAGATAGAAAATGATTCCTCATTTGGTTTTTTGAATGATTTCTTTTTGTAGTCGGTCGGTACACTTATTCCTCTGTCATTTGCAGCACTCAAAAAGGTTTTCAATATCTTTATTCGTGTGCCAATGGTGTTTACTGATAGTCCTGAAACCGTTTTAGATTTTCCGGCTTTAGTCTTTATAGTTTTAGGTTTTGTCAGGTAGTCGACAAAAGAGTTATAAAAATCAATATCGAGTCGGTCGAATGTCAAAGTAGTTTTTTTGTCATTTTGATATTCTAACAAATTATTTTTTAGTGTTTTATAGCTCTTAATCGTGTTTTCTTTCCGGGTTGCGGTCTTAATAAAGAAGTCGATAAACGGAAATAGTTCTTTAGGGGTTTCGCCCTGTTCAGTGGTTACTTTGGTAGGTTTGTATATCTTATCTAATTCAGTACGGAGTTTATCGTGAGATGGTACATTTCCATTCTCTGAAAGGGTTCTTATTAATTCCTTTGCAGTACGTTCAAAGGTCTCAATTTCTGAATTAATAGCTTCGTAATTCTTTCGTGCCGATTCTTTGACCGCTTGAATACTAATATCAAACGTTTCAGGGTTCGCCCACTTGTTAGATTCCTTTGCCCGGTTTAGTTCCTTATTCCATAAATCCGGGAACATTGCAATATCTGTATAGTATTTCAGGGGCAAATACTTCTTTGCTCCATTGTCAATTCTATATAGTCCGTAGTTGATTAAACAAAAAAGATTTGTTTCATTTTTTGTCTTTGGGTTGGCAAGGTAAAAGCTAATCTTTGCCATTATAGTATGTACAATTGGTTAAACACACTACAAAGATATAAAATTCTTACCAGACATCAGAGACTGGTAAGAATTTTGGTAAGAATAGTTTCTTTTCTGTCTTTATTCTACTTCTTCTATCTTATTTGAAAATCCCTGTAAAACATAAGATTTTAGTTACCTGTAAAGAGTTTAAGAGCAAAAACAGATAAATTAGAATAAGTGTTTTGATGTCCCGGCGGGACTACTAAATGGCTGTCAACAGAACAAGTCCATCCTTCATCTCAATCACTCTGTCGGAAAGAGCAGCCAGATCCTTATCGTGTGTTACAATCACCACCGTCAGACCAAATTTATCTCGCAGTTCAAACAAGAGTTTATGCAATTCATCTTTGTTTTTGGAGTCTAAACTTCCAGACGGTTCATCAGCCAGAATCAACGACGGATCATTTATCAACGCACGAGCTACGGCTACACGCTGCTTTTCACCTCCCGAAAGTTCTGATGGTTTGTGCTCCATACGGTCAGCTAGCTGCAGATAAGCCAATAATTCCTTGGCCTTTTGAGCCGTTTTTTTATTATCCTTTCGGGCAATAAGAGCAGGAATCATTACATTTTCCAACGCTGTAAACTCAGGTAACAACTGATGAAACTGGAAAATAAAACCAATATGGCGATTTCTGAATGCTGCCAACTCCTTTTCATTTAGTTTGCTAAAATCAACACCATTTACAAGCACTTCGCCTGCATTGGGCTTATCGAGTGTTCCCAGAATCTGAAGTAATGTTGTTTTTCCTGCACCACTGGGTCCTACAATAGAAACTATTTCACCTTTAGCCACTGTTAAGTCAACCCCTTTAAGCACTTCCAGTTCACCAAAGCTCTTGTGTATATTTACTGCTTTTATCATAAATTAGTTACGAGTTGCGAGATACAAATTACGAGGACAAAGTCCGGTAGAGTGTAACCCAAAATCCAATGTTATAATTTTATGCAAAGTTATTCGTTTCAGACAATAAACCGTTATTTTTTGGATGGAAAAAATGTACCTTTGTACTAATAACAATTACAATCCTTTTTCATAAGTAAAAAATGCTTTCAGACCCAACGTTAGGAACTATCGAATTTATCCGCAACGAGCGATCGAAACACATTCGTGTTCGTATATTAAATTCAGGGCTGAAGGTAACTCTGCCGCCTCGTGCATCCGAAGATGATGCAATGAAATTTATTAATTCTATTCGTACCAAACTAATTCACAAACAGGCGAAACTTGAAAAAGGTCTTCAAACGAGGAATATTCTGATAGATGAAAACTCCAAACTTCAAACCCTGACTTTTATGGTTGAAGCTAAAGCTGTAGACAGAAAAAACATCTATTTTGCATTAAAAAGTAGTACTTTAAGCATTGAGTTTCCGGTGGGAACAGATTGCGCAACGTTGGAAAACCAACAATATTTCTGGAACGGAATAAGTTACTTTTTGCGCAAAGAAGCTAAAAGACTATTACCGGACCGGACAAAACAACTTGCCTACAAATATGGTTTTACATTCACAGACGTCAAAATTCAGTCGAGTAAAACCCGTTGGGGGAGTTGTTCGCGGGCTAAGAGTATTAACCTTTCGCTTTACCTGATGCTGTTACCGGCATATTTGATAGATTATGTAATTCTTCATGAGTTATGCCACACGCGCGAAATGAATCACGGCGATAAGTTCTGGGCATGGATGGATAAGGTCACTGATGGAAAAAGCAAAGAACTGAGAGCAGAACTAAAAAAATATCATATGCCGCAATCGTGACGTTAGCCCTTCGGGCGATATTAACTCACGTCGTTCGTTGATAGTAGGCTCCGCCGTTATTTGCTCGCTGCGCTCGCGTTATTCACTCACCATCTTGTGAGTTGATATTTCAGTGCAAAAAAATAACGCAAAAATATCGTGAGCGAAGCGAACAAGTATCTATCAATAACGCCGAAGGCTAATATCGTGAACGAAGTGAACCAATAATTAACATGGAATAAAAATGAACTGGAACCAACTTTTATCTACTAAGCGCTTCGGGCAGGAAGCCTATCATGCAAAGCGGGATGACGATCGCAGTGAATTTCAACGCGATTATGACCGTCTAATCTTCTCCGCTCCGTTTCGCAGGTTGCAAAATAAAACACAGGTTTTTCCATTGCCGGGAAGTGTATTTGTGCACAACCGACTAACGCATAGTCTGGAAGTGGCATGTGTGGGGCGGTCGTTGGGTGTAAGTGTGGCGCATAAACTGAAGCTGAAAAAGCATATAGAAAGCCCTTATTTGGAAGAAATTGGCTCCATTGTTTCGGCTGCCTGTCTGGCACACGATTTGGGAAATCCTCCTTTCGGTCATTCAGGCGAAAAAGCTATTGCCACCTATTTTTCAGAAGGCAACTGTCAGCATCTAAAAGCAGAAATGACCGACGAAGAATGGAAAGACATTACCTGTTTTGAGGGAAATGCCAATACACTCCGGTTACTTACTCATAAGTTTAACGGCCGTCGTCCGGGAGGTTTTGTGTTGACTTACAGCACACTGGCATCTATCGTGAAGTACCCGTATGCTTCGATACATTCTGACGAGAAGAAACAAAAATTCGGATTCTTCGATTCGGAAAAAACAGATTTCGAGAAAATTGCTTCGGAGCTGGGAATTCCCCGTTCACCTCAGAACCCCAATCGTTATGTGCGTCATCCACTGGTTTATCTGGTAGAAGCAGCCGATGATATTTGTTATCAGATTATGGACATTGAAGATGCTCATAAACTTCGTATCCTCACTTCCGATGAAACGAAAGAATTGTTTCTAAACTTTTTTGATGATAGCCGAAAAGCACGCCGACAAGAAACCATGTTGATGGTGACCGACGTAAACGAACAAATTGCCTACCTGCGATCATCGGTTATCGGACAATTGATCGAAGAATGTTCCACCGTGTTTGCCGAAAACGAAGAGGCCATACTGAATGGTAACTTTACTTCGCCACTTATAAAAAAGATACCGGAACTTTCTGCTCAGGCCTACGAGACTTGTTCAAAAAAAGCTTTCGCAAAAATTTATCGATCGCAGGAAGTGTTGGATGTAGAATTGGCGGGTTATAAAATTATCCTTACTTTATTGGAACATCTGGTGACAGCGGTTTTGAGCCCCGAGAAAGCTTACTCCGAACAGCTTTTGATGCGCATACCCGAACAGTACGAAACCAACAGCCCGAGCGTTTATGGAAAAATTATGGCGGTGTTGGATTATATTTCCGGAATGACCGACGTATATGCGCTGGATTTGTACCGAAAAATTACCGGAATGAATATCCCTACTTTATAGAGCAAAAAAAGTGACGAAGGAAATATCTTCGTCACTTTTTTATAAGTAATTGTTTACCTATTAATATCCTACTGTTTGGGCCAGAATAAATTTGTAATTCGAGCCCAGATTCATGACTTTAAGCAATTCCGCATCCTTTGCACTGGCGCGCACCACGGTTCGTAGCCCTTCCGAAGCACAATACAAATACACATTTTGCCCGCAATATCCCGAATCCATTATTGCACTCTGAAAATTGTCATTTGCATTTCGGGCTTTAGCAATAAAAAGCAGATTAAGCGGAGCAACTTCTACAAAATTCTGTGTTCCTGCCAGATTTCTGAAATCACCTTTTATTACTGGCTCCAACTGTTGTTTCAGCGGGTTGTACAAATAAATGCCGTTAGCCAAAACTGCGTAAGTCTGCAATGGATAAAGTCCCATAGCCGAGGGAACAGTGCGTTTTCCTTTGGCACGATTTACACCGTTGGCCACCCAAAGAATCTCTGAAAGATGCTTCAGTGAAAGATTCCGCGAATCGAACGAACGATCAGTTTTTCGCCGCGAAATAGCCTGCATAAGCGGCTTACCACCTAATGTGTCTGGAGCCTGTAACTTAATAGTATCAAAAGTTGTCAGTACCATAGGCACTTGTGCAGAATTAGTTTTAGTTGATGTTTGAGCAGTAGCAAAAACAGCTAATAACAATGAGCAGGCAATAAGTAGGTTTTTCATGAGTATATTTATGAATGATTTCTTAAACCACAAACTTACAACTTTTTCATGTATTTTTGCGTTCTATAGTGAACAAAAATATTTGTAAGTCTTTTCGAACCAAAACGCTTACCAGTAATAAGAAACAATAAAATGAGCTACATCCCTTCCAAACCCAATACTCTCGGATTAATTCAACTAACAGATATCGACTTACGTGAAATAGTACCTTTTATCGACTGGGGATTTTTCTTTATGGCCTGGCGTATGTCCGGCAAATATGAGGGCATTGAAACTGTACACGACTGCCTTTCCTGCAAAACCACCTGGTTACAGCAATTTCCCCCAGCCGACCGTCCAAGAGCTGAAGAAGCTTTGAAGCTCTTCAAAGATGCGCAAGAGATGCTACGCAACATGCTTGACGAAAAAATAGTTTCTGTCAATGCCAGCTTTGGTGTATTTCAGGGATATGCTCTGGGCGATGATATTTTCATCGAGAATAACGGCAGCACCATAACACTGCCGATGCTACGCCAACAGCACCCTGCAACCGATGGTTTCTGCTATTCGTTGGCCGATTTTGTAGCACCCGAAAACGATTATGTCGGAGCTTTTGCCACTACCATTCAAGGCGTGGAAGCTTATGCCGAAACATTTGAAAAAGACGATGATGTTTATCATTCCATATTGGCAAAAACCCTGTCTGACCGGCTGGCCGAAGCGGCTGCCGAATGGCTTCACTTCAAAGTTCGACGTGAGTACTGGGGCTATGCTCCCGATGAAAACTTATCGATAAAAGAAATGCTTAAAACCACTTATAGCGGCATTCGTCCGGCAGTGGGCTATCCTTCATTACCGGATCAATCTATCATTTTTGAACTGGAACCCTTGTTGAAATTTACCGAGGTTGGAATAACATTAACCGAAAACGGAGCCATGTTCCCCAATGCTTCGGTGTGCGGTTTATATTTTGCTCATCCTCAGTCCAAGTATTTCATGATAGGTAAAATTGACGAAAATCAGTTTCTGGACTATGCCCAGCGTTGCGGAAAATCGCCGGATATTTTACGTAAATGGATGGCAGCAAATCTTTAATGAGATAATATGCTAATTGCTTTAAGTTCTAAGTAGTGGGAGAATCATATTTTTTTATTTAGCCAATTAACTAATCACTAATCACCACATTATTTCTTTATCTCATCATCACATTTTTTCTTACCTTTGCATCCTCATTATTAATCAGAGAGAATGCGCATTGATATCATTTCCGCTGTCCCCGAATTATTGGACAGCCCACTGAACTATTCTATCATTAAACGAGCCAAAGAAAAAGGATTGGTGGAAATTGTCGTGCATAATCTGCGCGAATATACCACCAACAAACATCGTCGGGTGGACGATTATGCTTTTGGCTTTAGTGCTGGAATGGTACTACAAATTGAACCTGTTGATCGTATCATATCGTTGTTGAAAAGTGAGCGCAATTATGACGATGTAATTTATACCTCGCCTGATGGTGAAAAGTTTAACCAGAAAATGGCAAACAACCTATCGATGGCGGGCAATCTGATTATTCTTTGCGGACATTACAAAGGCATTGACCATCGCATACGCGAACACCTCATTACAAAAGAAATAACCGTAGGCGATTATGTACTCACCGGTGGAGAACTTCCGGCGGCTATCATGACCGATGCCATAGTGCGACTGATTCCGGGAGCTATTGGCGACGAGCAATCGGCCCTATCCGACTCGTTTCAGGATAATCTGTTGGCACCGCCGGTTTATACACGCCCTGCCGAATACAAAGGTTGGAAAGTGCCGGACATCCTCCTGTCGGGTCATCAGGCCAAAGTCGATGAATGGAATCATCAGCAATCTGTGGAACGGACAAAGCGATTGAGACCGGATTTGCTGGAATAATTCACAATTGAGAATTCATAATGCATAATTACATGTGTTGGTATTACTTTGGGATAATCAACTTGCTCAGTGGATTCATTTTTGCCTTTGATAAACAAGCTGCAATAAACGGTAGAAGCAGAGTCCCCGAGCGAACCTTACATTTATTGGAAGCGCTCGGCGGAGTGATTGCCAATCTACTATTGATGTACACGCTCCACCACAAAAACCGCAAGTTTAGTTACTGGATATGGACGTGGATAGTGCTGATTGGGTGGGTGGTGATTGGTTCGATGATGATAATGTAACTATAGTGATTAAATTTGTATATTTAAAACAAAACACTTACCTTTGGCGTTAGTAATTTAAATCACTGATATGATTATTTCCTTTGGATCAAAAGATACTGAAAAGATATGGGAAGGAGAGCGATTAAAACGCATCCCTGCTGATATCCAACAAACTGGTCGGAGGAAACTAAGAATGCTGAACAATTCACAATCAATTCTTGATTTGCGAATTCCACCTTCAAACCGCTTAGAAAAACTTTCCGGAAAATTATCGGAGTTTTATAGTATTCGAATTAATGATCAATGGAGAATCGTTTTCAAGTGGGAAAATAATCATGCACTAGAAGTTGAAATTATGGATTATCATTAAAATTCAAGTAAAATGGACAAATTACCAAACATACACCCCGGAGAAATATTAAATGAAGAATTCCTCATTCCAATGGAAATCTCCGCCTATAAATTGTCGAAAGATTTGGAAATACCTCAAACACGTATTTCTCAAATCATCAAAGGAAAGCGAAGAATTACTGCCGATACGGCATTGAGACTAAGCTCATACTTTGGAAACTCTGCCAAGTTTTGGCTTGGCTTGCAAGATGACTTTGATATCGAAGAAGAGAATTCAACTCAAACCGTTATTTTTGACAGAATCAGAAGTCGGAAATCAATAAAATCAGCAATTTAAACAAAACTAATATCCTATATTTACTTTCACATGACAAAAATTAAAGTAGGCGTAATAGGCGGCGCAGGCTATACTGCCGGCGAATTGTTGCGCATTTTGATTCATCACCCTGCGGTGGAAATCGTATTTGTAAACAGCAGCAGCAATGCCGGCAACCCGATTGCGGATGTTCACAGTGGTTTGTTTGGCGAAACCGATTTAGTGTTTACATCCGAATTACCTTTTGGCGAAGTGGATGCATTGTTTCTGTGCTCAGCTCACGGCGACAGCAAAAAGTTTATGGACAACAATGAAATTCCTGCGTCTGTCAAAATCATTGATTTATCTACCGACTATCGCGCAAAAAGTCCTAATCACGATTTCGTGTACGGTCTGCCCGAATTGAATCGTTCGGAAATTATTGCGGCTAAGCGCATAGCCAATCCCGGCTGTTTTGCCACAGCCATTCAGCTGGCTTTGTTGCCTTTGGCTGCTGCCGGTTTGCTTACAGACGAAGTTCATGTGAACGCTATTACGGGCTCTACAGGAGCAGGAGTTAAGCCATCGGAGACATCTCACTTTAGCTGGAGAAACAATAATATCTCCATCTACAAACCCTTTGGACATCAACACCTAAGCGAAATAGGCCAATCGCTTCGTCAGTTGCAGACAGGTTTTACTCAAGCCATAAACTTTATTCCTGTAAGGGGAAATTTTGCGCGTGGAATTTATGCAACAACTTACACTAAATGCTCTTTGAGTTTGGATGAAGCTAAAAAATTATACACCGATTTTTATAAAGACGCAGCATTTACTTTCGTGAGTGAAAAGAACCCTGATATGAAGCAAGTGGTAAATACAAACAAAGCCATAGTTTACCTGGAAAAACATGAGGATAAACTCCTAATTGTATCCATGATTGATAATTTATTGAAAGGAGCTTCCGGTCAGGCTGTTCAGAACATGAATTTGATGTTCGGGTTGGATGAAAAATCAGGATTAGGATTAAAGTCTACCGGCTTTTAATCCTGTCCTAAGTACAAATCATGGATTTCTTTCCGAGACACAGTTAAAGATTGTTACCATTTCCGACTTTCAAAAGATGTAACATACAGAATTGTACTATCTTGGGATAAAAAAATATCAGAAATCGTAAAAATATGTTATTAAACACATTTTTAGTACAAATAATTTGGAAAATGCTTGCGGGTGTAAAAAATACACCTTATCTTTGCATCGTGATTTTTTCATAGTATTAGATTTAAGGTTAACAAAGATTGGTAGTAAGGCGTTACTACCTTTCGCGTTTTTAGGAGTTACGCCTCCAAATTACAGTATAGCGAATCCTGAGCCCTCTGGCTCAGGATTCTTTTTTTATGCTCATAACTGATTTTTTGTTATCTTTGACAATAAAACGAAGTCCATCATGAAAAATAAAAGCATACAAACCGAAATAGACGCATGCTATCTTTACCGCAAGTTATCTGAAAACGAACCAGACAAAGCCGTTGCAGATGTTTTTCGGCGAATGAGTGAAATTGAGCAAAGTCATGCAGAAGCCTTTGCCCGAAAAATAAATCTACCTGTTGAAAACCTCATCAAACCATCCTGGCGTGCTAAGACGCTAAATTTAATCGGTAAAATTATTAGTTACGATTACGTACTTGGCGCCATGATGGATACAGAGAAAAGTCTGTCGAATGCCATTATTAAAACCAAAGAAAAGAACAAACAAACCATTACGGGAGCCGAAACAAATCACGTAAAAATTCTCTGGTCAATCGTTGAAAATGACAGAAATATAAGTGGCTCTCAACACGCACGTTTCGAAAAAAAGCATCGTTCTGTAGGTGGAAATGCCATACGTGCAGCTGTACTGGGCGGAAACGATGGATTGTTGTCCGTTTTTAGTTTAGTGATGGGTGTTGCCGGTGCAACCGGTGGAAATCAGGGCGTATTGTTAGCAGGTATAGCTGGTTTATTGGCAGGAGCAATGTCGATGGCGCTTGGCGAATGGATTTCAGTAAAAAGTTCGCAAGAGCTTTATGAAAACCAAATGGCTATTGAGATGGAAGAACTTGAAACGAATCCGGAAGGTGAAGAAAAAGAACTGGCACTTATTTACATGGCAAAAGGAATTCCCGAAGATCAGGCAAACTCTATGGCCCGCGAAATAATGAAAGACAAAACTCACGCTCACGAGGTACTGGTAAAAGAAGAGCTCGGAATAAACGCCGAAGAGTTGGAAGGTTCTGCTTTTGAAGCGGCTTTTTACTCATTTTTAATGTTTACTATCGGAGGAATAATACCTGTAGTTCCGTTTATTTTTACAACAGGAACAACAGCCATAGCAGCCAGCGTCATTCTGAGCACAGTGGGATTGTTTCTAATTGGAGCAGCAATAACGCTTTTTACCGGGAAAAACTTTTGGTATTCGGGCGCACGACAAA contains:
- a CDS encoding site-specific integrase; the protein is MAKISFYLANPKTKNETNLFCLINYGLYRIDNGAKKYLPLKYYTDIAMFPDLWNKELNRAKESNKWANPETFDISIQAVKESARKNYEAINSEIETFERTAKELIRTLSENGNVPSHDKLRTELDKIYKPTKVTTEQGETPKELFPFIDFFIKTATRKENTIKSYKTLKNNLLEYQNDKKTTLTFDRLDIDFYNSFVDYLTKPKTIKTKAGKSKTVSGLSVNTIGTRIKILKTFLSAANDRGISVPTDYKKKSFKKPNEESFSIYLNESELTSIYNKSGLPLYLERVRDLFLIGSYTGLRFSDLAQLKKENITSDNTINITTQKTNQKVVVPIHPIVREIFRKYDYKLPKLPTNQKFNEFLKEVAKLAGIKEPITMESTKGGFKVSETTEKYNLVTSHTARRSFATNAFLMDMPSISIMKITGHKTESAFMRYIKMSAKDNALKMQSHKFFNPMLIAK
- a CDS encoding ABC transporter ATP-binding protein, with the translated sequence MIKAVNIHKSFGELEVLKGVDLTVAKGEIVSIVGPSGAGKTTLLQILGTLDKPNAGEVLVNGVDFSKLNEKELAAFRNRHIGFIFQFHQLLPEFTALENVMIPALIARKDNKKTAQKAKELLAYLQLADRMEHKPSELSGGEKQRVAVARALINDPSLILADEPSGSLDSKNKDELHKLLFELRDKFGLTVVIVTHDKDLAALSDRVIEMKDGLVLLTAI
- a CDS encoding M48 family metallopeptidase yields the protein MLSDPTLGTIEFIRNERSKHIRVRILNSGLKVTLPPRASEDDAMKFINSIRTKLIHKQAKLEKGLQTRNILIDENSKLQTLTFMVEAKAVDRKNIYFALKSSTLSIEFPVGTDCATLENQQYFWNGISYFLRKEAKRLLPDRTKQLAYKYGFTFTDVKIQSSKTRWGSCSRAKSINLSLYLMLLPAYLIDYVILHELCHTREMNHGDKFWAWMDKVTDGKSKELRAELKKYHMPQS
- a CDS encoding deoxyguanosinetriphosphate triphosphohydrolase encodes the protein MNWNQLLSTKRFGQEAYHAKRDDDRSEFQRDYDRLIFSAPFRRLQNKTQVFPLPGSVFVHNRLTHSLEVACVGRSLGVSVAHKLKLKKHIESPYLEEIGSIVSAACLAHDLGNPPFGHSGEKAIATYFSEGNCQHLKAEMTDEEWKDITCFEGNANTLRLLTHKFNGRRPGGFVLTYSTLASIVKYPYASIHSDEKKQKFGFFDSEKTDFEKIASELGIPRSPQNPNRYVRHPLVYLVEAADDICYQIMDIEDAHKLRILTSDETKELFLNFFDDSRKARRQETMLMVTDVNEQIAYLRSSVIGQLIEECSTVFAENEEAILNGNFTSPLIKKIPELSAQAYETCSKKAFAKIYRSQEVLDVELAGYKIILTLLEHLVTAVLSPEKAYSEQLLMRIPEQYETNSPSVYGKIMAVLDYISGMTDVYALDLYRKITGMNIPTL
- a CDS encoding SagB/ThcOx family dehydrogenase → MKNLLIACSLLLAVFATAQTSTKTNSAQVPMVLTTFDTIKLQAPDTLGGKPLMQAISRRKTDRSFDSRNLSLKHLSEILWVANGVNRAKGKRTVPSAMGLYPLQTYAVLANGIYLYNPLKQQLEPVIKGDFRNLAGTQNFVEVAPLNLLFIAKARNANDNFQSAIMDSGYCGQNVYLYCASEGLRTVVRASAKDAELLKVMNLGSNYKFILAQTVGY
- a CDS encoding vitamin B12 dependent-methionine synthase activation domain-containing protein, with the protein product MSYIPSKPNTLGLIQLTDIDLREIVPFIDWGFFFMAWRMSGKYEGIETVHDCLSCKTTWLQQFPPADRPRAEEALKLFKDAQEMLRNMLDEKIVSVNASFGVFQGYALGDDIFIENNGSTITLPMLRQQHPATDGFCYSLADFVAPENDYVGAFATTIQGVEAYAETFEKDDDVYHSILAKTLSDRLAEAAAEWLHFKVRREYWGYAPDENLSIKEMLKTTYSGIRPAVGYPSLPDQSIIFELEPLLKFTEVGITLTENGAMFPNASVCGLYFAHPQSKYFMIGKIDENQFLDYAQRCGKSPDILRKWMAANL
- the trmD gene encoding tRNA (guanosine(37)-N1)-methyltransferase TrmD; the protein is MRIDIISAVPELLDSPLNYSIIKRAKEKGLVEIVVHNLREYTTNKHRRVDDYAFGFSAGMVLQIEPVDRIISLLKSERNYDDVIYTSPDGEKFNQKMANNLSMAGNLIILCGHYKGIDHRIREHLITKEITVGDYVLTGGELPAAIMTDAIVRLIPGAIGDEQSALSDSFQDNLLAPPVYTRPAEYKGWKVPDILLSGHQAKVDEWNHQQSVERTKRLRPDLLE
- a CDS encoding DUF1294 domain-containing protein, whose protein sequence is MCWYYFGIINLLSGFIFAFDKQAAINGRSRVPERTLHLLEALGGVIANLLLMYTLHHKNRKFSYWIWTWIVLIGWVVIGSMMIM
- a CDS encoding type II toxin-antitoxin system RelE/ParE family toxin — protein: MIISFGSKDTEKIWEGERLKRIPADIQQTGRRKLRMLNNSQSILDLRIPPSNRLEKLSGKLSEFYSIRINDQWRIVFKWENNHALEVEIMDYH
- a CDS encoding HigA family addiction module antitoxin, producing the protein MDKLPNIHPGEILNEEFLIPMEISAYKLSKDLEIPQTRISQIIKGKRRITADTALRLSSYFGNSAKFWLGLQDDFDIEEENSTQTVIFDRIRSRKSIKSAI
- the argC gene encoding N-acetyl-gamma-glutamyl-phosphate reductase, translating into MTKIKVGVIGGAGYTAGELLRILIHHPAVEIVFVNSSSNAGNPIADVHSGLFGETDLVFTSELPFGEVDALFLCSAHGDSKKFMDNNEIPASVKIIDLSTDYRAKSPNHDFVYGLPELNRSEIIAAKRIANPGCFATAIQLALLPLAAAGLLTDEVHVNAITGSTGAGVKPSETSHFSWRNNNISIYKPFGHQHLSEIGQSLRQLQTGFTQAINFIPVRGNFARGIYATTYTKCSLSLDEAKKLYTDFYKDAAFTFVSEKNPDMKQVVNTNKAIVYLEKHEDKLLIVSMIDNLLKGASGQAVQNMNLMFGLDEKSGLGLKSTGF